From Sparus aurata chromosome 9, fSpaAur1.1, whole genome shotgun sequence, a single genomic window includes:
- the aff3 gene encoding AF4/FMR2 family member 3, with the protein MPTVLGGKGKLSVVCYLLRCAYSQVTRGQHKSCAKDILEDMTQSWPSQQALGGDQAQQILYNSKEAKLPSTQQRQSRGDVQLRMTRHPHVAPHKSMLADDLKLSSDDEDNQRATHESASWDHGHSLSAQRAHTHGRRVRHSSSDSSDSDCSAESASSSLHSRSPSRSPDVYRDPASPAISQQPLCDKETDHPSAAQWQLDKWLNKSQRKSTSSEPDPIQRAPSPARSWDSNQEYSPSQSPIPSPQFHYSHNSSPLPSPGYSYCPSPSPFPSTCPSPSPSPRQSPIPSPVPSVCPSLNGSPRASRSPSPVPREPPRSPSPSLPAPSRVRHYPEFQSQNQAQPSVTKNHHRTKNRAWIAPPPNTDSKSKPTNSTHQHRSKSRPSQIQDQSKSKPSSAVLNQSHSHKSRLKPNFHPSTKQIAEAPKAKQTPHIEQIQSSRSNHSNSNHKTRPLHQSGSRHSPTRTKHLAPTSLETNPGHSSHSQTTSKAATNSNAGLNSKPSLKPRTKTWEVTTPTPVHVNHTKTIQKKPQPKEQEVEHRGDHLTQGERRKPERKEDRHKEKQQGKQERKEDRRLAEEQLLRRPWIQSSAEEEEEEEEEEEGVIERQRKREETARRENRRREQQHRREWQTVPTKQRLPPSTERHRLQDDSHHHQGRAKKGGRSEEERDLQQDPSPSPSRSPIPHRVSSSSSASSSSNSDSESEYQAPITKVPADSTSHRRLPKRGQQGPGTTGASKPKAVHPRVPTSGNPGEGQPSEGKQKLYTLVPFGRGEQATTSSQRGLRNLVVQIDLCLLKRVPDSTTSSPVKKPSSSSSSSSTKDKPGEAMKHLYVPETMTKDGKRKRKLENGVSQRESKRSIPLTNDISGRTESSAHTAERNFVTETTHNGYLEEYLDSKRPLSPVSPLSDSPESTKPPSKTKPLEQHHLHKNRDKNRDSAIKPKMEVECVKVSRQPQPPSESWGPAGHRGAVPNHETPHHAEYYLHEAKRMKHRADAMVDKLGKAVNYIDAALSFMECGKAMEEGPLEAKSPYTMYSETVELIRYAMRLKNHSGPGARQEDKQLAVLCFRCLALLYWQMFRLKKDHALKYSKVLLDYFKSSPKLPSTPPGWSESAKGTGGPPSSLSPNVKHLRQGSHGGSNLPSLISIPQRIHQMAANHLNITNSVLYSYEYWEVADNLAKENKEFFNYLNTLSGPLTLHSSIAHAVQYTRQALQWIRISAKLN; encoded by the exons GACATGACTCAGTCCTGGCCGTCCCAGCAAGCCTTAGGGGGTGACCAGGCTCAACAAATCCTCTACAACTCTAAg GAAGCAAAACTACCAAGTACACAACAAAGGCAAA GTCGGGGGGATGTTCAGCTGCGAATGACCCGTCACCCTCATGTGGCACCTCACAAATC CATGCTTGCTGATGACCTGAAGCTGAGCAGCGATGATGAAGACAATCAAAGA GCAACTCATGAGTCAGCTTCCTGGGATCACGGACACAG CCTGTCAGCACAGCGAGCGCACACACATGGCAGGCGGGTGAGACATTCCAGCTCGGACTCTTCAGACTCAGACTGCTCTGCTGAGTCGGCCAGCAGCAGCCTTCACTCCCGGAGCCCCAGCCGGAGCCCAGACGTTTACCGAGATCCTGCGTCGCCTGCCATCTCGCAGCAGCCACTGTGCGACAAGGAG ACTGATCACCCATCTGCTGCTCAGTGGCAGTTGGATAAATGGCTGAACAAATCACAGAGAAAATCCACCAGCAGTGAACCAGATCCCATCCAACGTGCCCCGTCTCCAGCCAGGTCCTGGGATAGCAATCAGGAATACAGCCCCAGCCAAAGCCCAATTCCAAGCCCACAGTTCCATTACAGCCACAACAGCAGCCCCCTACCCAGTCCTGGTTATAGCTACTGCCCCAGCCCGAGCCCATTCCCCAGCACATGCCCAAGTCCCAGCCCTAGCCCGAGACAAAGCCCAATCCCCAGTCCAGTTCCAAGTGTTTGCCCCAGTCTGAATGGGAGCCCGAGAGCCAGCCGTAGCCCTAGCCCAGTACCTAGAGAGCCTCCAAGAAGCCCCAGTCCCAGCCTTCCTGCTCCTTCAAGGGTTCGTCACTACcctgagtttcagagtcagaACCAAGCACAGCCGAGTGTAACAAAGAATCACCACAGGACAAAAAATAGGGCATGGATTGCCCCACCGCCTAACACTGACAGCAAGAGCAAGCCAACAAACAGTACTCATCAGCACAGGTCCAAGTCTCGACCCTCACAGATCCAAGACCAAAGCAAATCCAAGCCTTCTTCTGCTGTGTTAAACCAGAGTCACAGTCACAAATCTAGACTTAAGCCTAACTTTCATCCGAGTACTAAACAAATTGCTGAGGCACCCAAAGCCAAACAAACGCCACATATTGAGCAAATCCAAAGCAGCAGATCCAACCACTCCAACTCAAACCACAAAACCAGGCCTTTGCATCAATCTGGCTCACGACACAGCCCCACAAGAACAAAGCACTTGGCTCCAACTAGCCTTGAGACAAACCCTGGTCATAGTTCTCATTCCCAAACTACCTCTAAAGCTGCTACCAATTCTAACGCTGGCTTGAACTCTAAACCTAGCCTGAAACCTAGGACCAAGACTTGGGAGGTTACAACCCCAACTCCTGTGCATGTCAACCATACAAAAACTATACAGAAGAAACCCCAGCCGAAGGAGCAAGAGGTGgaacacagaggagatcatCTGACccaaggagagaggagaaaaccggagagaaaagaggacagacataaggaaaaacaacaagggAAACAGGAGAGAAAGGAAGACAGGAGGCTGGCGGAGGAGCAGCTACTGAGGCGTCCCTGGATCCAGAGTTcggcagaagaagaggaggaggaggaagaggaggaggagggagtgatagagaggcagaggaagagagaggagacagcaAGACGGGAAaacaggaggagggagcagcAACATAGACGCGAATGGCAAACAGTCCCGACCAAACAGAGACTGCCTCCCAGCACCGAGCGCCATCGCCTTCAGGACGACTCACACCACCACCAAGGGAGGGCAAAAAAGGGTGGAAgaagtgaggaggagagagacttACAACAAGACCCTTCGCCTTCTCCGTCACGATCCCCAATTCCTCATAGAgtgtcctcctcatcctctgcctcctcctcttcaaatTCAGACTCAGAATCTGAATATCAGGCCCCGATCACCAAAGTCCCTGCAGACTCTACCTCTCACAGGAGACTCCCGAAGAGAGGGCAACAAGGCCCAGGCACGACTGGCGCCAGCAAGCCGAAGGCTGTGCACCCCAGAGTACCCACCTCGGGCAATCCGGGTGAGGGGCAGCCGAGTGAGGGGAAGCAGAAGCTCTACACCCTAGTCCCATTTGGGCGAGGCGAACAAGCTACAACATCTTCCCAGCGAGGGCTTAGAAATCTGGTGGTGCAGATAGACCTCTGTCTTCTTAAAAGGGTCCCGGACAGCACTACAAGCTCCCCTGTTAAAaagccctcctcttcctcctcctcttcatcaacTAAAGACAAGCCAGGGGAGGCTATGAAACACTTGTACGTCCCTGAGACTATGACCAAAGACGGCAAAAGGAAACGCAAG TTGGAGAATGGTGTGTCACaaagagagagcaagaggagCATTCCTCTCACGAATGACATCTCAGGCCGCACAGAGTCTTCAGCTCACACAGCTGAGCGCAACTTTGTGACTGAGACCACACACAATGG GTACTTGGAGGAGTACTTGGACAGCAAGAGGCCGTTGTCTCCCGTGTCTCCACTGTCTGACAGCCCTGAGTCCACCAAGCCTCCCTCCAAAACAAAGCCTTTAGAGCAGCATCACCTCCACAAGAACAGAGACAAGAATAGAGATTCTGCTATAAAg CCCAAGATGGAGGTGGAATGTGTAAAAGTGTCGAGACAGCCCCAACCACCATCCGAGTCATGGGGCCCAGCAGGACACAGGGGGGCCGTGCCAAACCATGAAAC TCCGCACCATGCAGAGTACTACTTACATGAGGCTAAAAGGATGAAGCACCGCGCAGATGCAATG GTGGACAAACTAGGGAAGGCTGTGAATTACATTGACGCTGCTCTCTCCTTTATGGAATGTGGGAAAGCGATGGAGGAAGGGCCACTAGAGGCAAAGTCTCCTTACACCATGTACTCAGAGACAGTGGAGCTTATTAG GTACGCAATGAGGCTGAAGAACCACTCCGGCCCTGGGGCAAGACAGGAAGACAAACAGCTGGCGGTTTTGTG TTTCCGATGCCTTGCCCTCCTTTACTGGCAAATGTTTCGTTTAAAGAAGGACCACGCACTGAAATACTCCAAAGTTCTGCTTGACTACTTCAAG AGTTCTCCCAAATTGCCTTCTACACCTCCCGGCTGGAGTGAGTCTGCGAA GGGCACAGGAGGACCCCCTTCTTCACTCTCACCCAATGTCAAACACCTCAGACAGGGTTCACACGGGGGCAGCAACTTACCCTCTCTCATAAGCATTCCCCAACGTATCCACCAGATGGCAGCAAATCACCTGAACATTACCAACAGTGTCCTGTATAGTTATGAATACTGGGAGGTGGCTGACAACCTTGCAAAGGAGAATAAAG AGTTCTTCAACTACTTAAATACTTTGTCTGGACCACTGACTCTTCACAGTAGCATAGCTCACGCAGTCCAATACACCAGACAGGCTCTTCAATGGATACGCATCAGTGCCAAACTTAACTAA